The following proteins come from a genomic window of Caloramator mitchellensis:
- a CDS encoding ATP-binding protein: MFVGRNEELNFLNEKYNLKSGQFIVLYGRRRIGKTELLRHFSKDKPHIFYVCRETVDSEQLKLFSKKLLEKSSVSQYLSTFKDWEDAFRFFKDLPYDGKKLVIIDEFPYMVNSNKSIPSILQNLWDETLKDENLMIVLCGSSMSFIEKEILAEKNPLFGRTTGVLKLDELDFYTASLFFENKTIEERIILYSILGGIPHYLKQFDYGLSIELNIKKNILTKGSVLYSEVDFLMKQELRETATYYTIIQAIAMGNTKLNDIHTKTGIDKTKILVYLKNLMDLNLIEREYPITMSIKKTSNSQNGLYKLKDNYFKFYYRFVFPNISELEEYDIDGVYELAIKPFLNEYVSFAFEDVCKEYLRKNNKQNKLPFRFLKIGRWWDKKDEIDIVAYDNLGNALFGECKWKNSKAGLKELNKLKEKSIKVDNNFINKYYYIFSKSGFDDELLDIAKIDNTIKLIDLNKIFD; the protein is encoded by the coding sequence ATGTTTGTTGGTAGAAATGAAGAGCTTAACTTTTTAAATGAAAAATATAATTTAAAGTCAGGGCAATTTATTGTTCTATACGGAAGAAGAAGAATAGGCAAAACAGAGCTTCTGAGGCATTTTTCAAAGGATAAACCTCATATTTTTTACGTTTGTAGGGAAACAGTAGATAGCGAACAGTTGAAGCTGTTTTCAAAGAAGTTGTTAGAGAAATCTTCAGTTTCACAATATTTATCCACATTTAAAGATTGGGAGGATGCATTTAGATTTTTCAAAGACTTACCTTATGATGGCAAGAAACTTGTGATAATAGATGAATTTCCTTATATGGTTAACTCAAATAAGTCTATACCTTCGATATTGCAAAATCTCTGGGATGAGACATTAAAAGATGAAAATTTGATGATTGTATTGTGCGGTTCATCGATGAGCTTTATTGAAAAAGAAATATTAGCAGAAAAAAACCCTTTGTTTGGTAGGACAACTGGAGTTCTAAAGCTTGATGAACTTGATTTTTATACTGCAAGCTTGTTTTTTGAGAATAAAACGATTGAAGAGAGAATAATTCTTTACTCGATTTTAGGTGGAATACCACATTATCTTAAACAGTTTGATTATGGTTTATCAATAGAACTCAATATTAAGAAAAACATCTTAACAAAGGGCAGTGTTTTATATAGCGAAGTTGATTTTTTGATGAAGCAGGAACTGAGAGAAACGGCAACATATTATACAATTATTCAAGCAATTGCTATGGGCAACACCAAGTTGAACGACATTCATACAAAGACAGGCATTGACAAAACAAAAATACTTGTTTATTTAAAAAACCTGATGGACTTGAATCTAATTGAACGAGAATATCCAATAACCATGAGTATAAAGAAAACATCCAATAGTCAAAACGGTTTGTATAAATTAAAGGATAATTATTTTAAATTTTATTATAGGTTTGTGTTTCCTAATATTTCAGAACTTGAAGAATATGATATTGACGGTGTGTATGAACTGGCTATAAAGCCTTTTTTAAATGAATACGTGTCCTTTGCCTTTGAAGATGTTTGTAAGGAGTATTTAAGGAAAAATAATAAGCAAAACAAATTGCCATTTAGATTTTTAAAGATTGGCAGATGGTGGGATAAAAAAGATGAAATAGACATAGTTGCATATGATAATTTAGGAAACGCTTTGTTTGGAGAATGTAAGTGGAAAAATTCAAAAGCCGGATTAAAGGAATTAAATAAGCTAAAAGAAAAATCAATTAAAGTTGATAATAATTTTATTAATAAATATTATTATATCTTTTCGAAGTCTGGTTTTGACGATGAATTATTAGATATAGCAAAAATAGATAATACTATTAAACTTATTGATTTAAATAAAATTTTTGATTAA